The genome window GCATCACTTCCCAGCGCACCCATAGCAACCCCAACGTCCGCTCTGGCCAGCACGGGAGCGTCGTTTATGCCGTCGCCGACGAAGACCACCTTTCCGTCCCCCTTCTCCTTCTCGAGCTCTTCTATAACCCTCACCTTGTCCTCCGGCAGAAGCTCGGCGTAGAAGCCGTCGAGGCCAAGCTGCTTCGCTATCTCCTCCGCGACTTCCCTGCTGTCACCGGTGACCATCACGACCTTCTTGACTCCAAGGCGCTTGAGCTCTTTCACGGCCTTCGGGGCGTCATCTTTTATCTCGTCCGAGATTATTATGTACCCAGCGTACTTCCCGTCGATGACGACGTGTGCAACGGTGCCTCTAACCCTGCACGTATCGTGTTCGATGTTGAAGCGGTGTAACAGCCTGTCGTTGCCCACGAGAACCTCGATTCCGTCAATCCTCGCCCTGACGCCGTGGCCGGCTATCTCTTCGTACTCGACTGTCTCGGCCTCGTTGATTTCCTTGCCGTATGCCTCGCGTATGGCCTTCGCTATCGGGTGGTTCGAGTGAGCCTCGGCAAGGGCCGCGAACCTGATGATCTCCTCCTCGCTAAATCCGTTCCTCGTTTCCACCTTCGTGACCCTGAAAACGCCCTTTGTCAGCGTGCCGGTTTTGTCGAAGGCGACGATGCTTGCGTCCTTGAGTGCATCGAGGTAGTTGGAGCCCTTGACGAGTATCCCCTCCCTGGCGGCTTTCCCAATGCCCCCGAAGTAGCCGAGCGGGATCGAGAGCACGAGGGCGCAGGGGCACGAGATGACGAGAAGGACCAGCGCCCTGTAAACCCACGTTGAAAACGGGTCTCCCGTAATCAGCGGCGGGACCGTGGCTATGAGCGCCGCTATTCCGACCACCGCCGGAGTGTAGTAGCGGGCAAAGCGGGTTATGAACTTCTCGGTCCTAGCCTTTCTGGCGCTCGCGTTTTCGACCAGCTCAAGTATCCTTGAGACTGTGGAGTCGCCCAGCTCCCTGGTGACCCTCACCCTGAGAACTCCGGAGAGGTTGACCATGC of Thermococcus sp. JdF3 contains these proteins:
- a CDS encoding heavy metal translocating P-type ATPase produces the protein MAKKLKLEGLDCASCAYEIEEALKKEGFEFALVNFATKEAVIEGDVEKAKEIIKKVEPDVEVIEADEHGHSHHGHHHEHGEEDPKKALYFIIPSLMLFGIGVVLRYYYGMDNAFVFGVFVASYLLVGWKVLRSAVLNSLHGNVFDENFLIAVATLGAFAIREYPEGVAVMLFYVVGEFFQDLAVDRSRRSIKALLALKAEHANLLRNGEVVRVKPEELKVGDTILVKPGEKVPVDGVVIEGESTVDTSALTGESVPRTVREGEEILSGMVNLSGVLRVRVTRELGDSTVSRILELVENASARKARTEKFITRFARYYTPAVVGIAALIATVPPLITGDPFSTWVYRALVLLVISCPCALVLSIPLGYFGGIGKAAREGILVKGSNYLDALKDASIVAFDKTGTLTKGVFRVTKVETRNGFSEEEIIRFAALAEAHSNHPIAKAIREAYGKEINEAETVEYEEIAGHGVRARIDGIEVLVGNDRLLHRFNIEHDTCRVRGTVAHVVIDGKYAGYIIISDEIKDDAPKAVKELKRLGVKKVVMVTGDSREVAEEIAKQLGLDGFYAELLPEDKVRVIEELEKEKGDGKVVFVGDGINDAPVLARADVGVAMGALGSDAAIETADVVIMDDKPSKLPRGIRIARKTQRIVWQNIVFALGVKLAFIGLGILGEATMWEAVFADVGVALIAVFNAMRILR